In a single window of the Campylobacter fetus subsp. testudinum 03-427 genome:
- the rpsN gene encoding 30S ribosomal protein S14 (Pfam match to PF00253.17 Ribosomal_S14): protein MAKKSMIAKAARKPKFSARGYTRCQICGRPHSVYKDFGICRVCLRKMANEGLIPGLKKASW from the coding sequence ATGGCAAAAAAATCAATGATAGCAAAAGCAGCACGCAAACCTAAATTTAGCGCGCGCGGATATACTAGATGTCAAATTTGTGGTCGCCCACACTCTGTTTATAAAGATTTTGGAATTTGCCGTGTGTGCCTAAGAAAAATGGCTAACGAAGGACTAATACCTGGTCTTAAAAAAGCAAGTTGGTAA
- the rpsH gene encoding 30S ribosomal protein S8 (Pfam match to PF00410.15 Ribosomal_S8), with translation MINDLISDGLTRIRNASMRRLDTTKLLHSNVVEATLKILANKSYIESYNVVEEGNKKFINVVLKYDERGRSVINELKRVSKPGRRVYQGRDEIKRFKNGYGTIIVSTSKGVLSNDEAHKAGVGGEVLCTVW, from the coding sequence ATGATAAATGACTTAATTTCAGATGGACTAACACGCATTAGAAACGCTAGCATGAGAAGACTTGATACAACAAAACTTCTTCACTCAAACGTTGTTGAAGCAACTTTGAAAATTTTAGCTAATAAAAGCTATATAGAGAGTTATAACGTTGTTGAAGAGGGAAATAAAAAGTTTATTAACGTAGTTTTAAAATATGACGAGCGTGGAAGAAGTGTTATAAACGAATTAAAAAGAGTTTCAAAACCGGGTCGTAGAGTTTATCAAGGTAGAGATGAGATCAAAAGATTTAAAAATGGTTATGGAACTATCATAGTAAGTACAAGCAAAGGTGTTTTAAGCAACGACGAAGCTCATAAAGCAGGCGTAGGCGGCGAAGTACTTTGTACAGTTTGGTAA
- the rpsC gene encoding 30S ribosomal protein S3 (Pfam matches to PF00189.16 Ribosomal_S3_C, and to PF07650.13 KH_2) produces the protein MGQKVNPIGLRLGINRNWESRWFPSKATLPENIGEDYKIRKFLKTKLYYAGVSQILVERTAKKLRVTVVAARPGIIIGKKGGEIENLRSEVAKLVNKDIAINIKEERKAGSSAQLAAENVAMQLERRVAFRRAMKKVIQGAQKAGAKGIKVSVAGRLGGAEMARTEWYLEGRVPLHTLRARIDYGFAEAHTTYGNIGVKVWIFKGEVLQKGIQADKNEDTSPKKPRRARRGK, from the coding sequence ATGGGACAAAAAGTTAATCCAATAGGCCTTAGACTAGGTATCAATAGAAACTGGGAGTCTAGATGGTTTCCATCAAAAGCGACTTTACCAGAAAATATAGGCGAAGACTATAAAATAAGAAAATTCCTAAAAACTAAGTTATATTATGCCGGTGTTAGTCAAATTCTTGTTGAAAGAACAGCTAAAAAACTTCGCGTTACCGTAGTTGCGGCTCGTCCGGGAATCATAATAGGTAAAAAGGGCGGAGAAATTGAAAATTTAAGATCTGAAGTTGCAAAACTTGTAAATAAAGATATCGCCATTAATATCAAAGAAGAGAGAAAAGCAGGAAGTTCAGCTCAATTAGCAGCAGAAAACGTAGCTATGCAGCTTGAGCGTCGTGTTGCTTTCCGCCGCGCTATGAAAAAAGTTATCCAAGGTGCCCAAAAAGCAGGTGCTAAAGGTATCAAAGTTTCAGTTGCGGGTCGTTTAGGCGGCGCTGAGATGGCTAGAACAGAGTGGTATCTTGAGGGTCGTGTTCCGCTTCATACACTAAGAGCTAGAATAGATTACGGCTTTGCAGAAGCTCATACTACTTATGGCAACATAGGTGTTAAAGTTTGGATCTTTAAAGGTGAAGTACTTCAAAAAGGTATTCAAGCCGACAAAAACGAAGATACATCACCAAAAAAACCAAGACGCGCTAGAAGGGGTAAATAG
- the rplB gene encoding 50S ribosomal protein L2 (Pfam matches to PF03947.14 Ribosomal_L2_C, and to PF00181.19 Ribosomal_L2), with protein MAIKSFKPYTPSRRFMTGLSSEDITAKPSVRSLLVKIPATAGRNHNGRITSRHKEAGAKKLYRIIDFKRKKFGIPGKVESIEYDPNRNCRIALISYNDGEKRYIIRPSGLNVGDVISSAESGLDIKPGNAMKLKSIPVGTIVHNIELKPGKGAQMARSAGGYAQLMGKEEKYVILRLPSGEMRQVLAECMATVGVVGNEDWANVTIGKAGRNRYRGIRPQTRGSAMNPVDHPHGGGEGKKNSGRHPVTPWGKPTKGAKTRRKKASDRLIISRRKGK; from the coding sequence ATGGCTATAAAAAGTTTTAAACCATATACTCCAAGCAGAAGATTTATGACAGGTCTATCAAGCGAAGATATAACTGCTAAACCAAGCGTTAGAAGCTTACTTGTAAAGATCCCAGCTACCGCAGGTAGAAATCATAATGGTAGAATCACAAGTCGTCATAAAGAAGCCGGTGCGAAAAAGCTTTATCGTATAATTGATTTCAAAAGAAAGAAATTTGGTATTCCAGGAAAAGTTGAAAGCATTGAGTATGATCCAAATAGAAATTGTCGTATAGCTCTTATATCTTATAATGACGGTGAAAAAAGATATATCATTCGCCCTAGCGGTTTAAATGTAGGTGATGTTATAAGCTCAGCTGAAAGCGGACTTGATATAAAACCGGGTAATGCTATGAAGTTAAAAAGTATCCCTGTAGGTACGATAGTTCATAACATAGAGCTTAAACCTGGCAAAGGCGCTCAAATGGCTAGAAGTGCAGGCGGTTACGCTCAACTTATGGGTAAAGAAGAAAAATACGTTATCCTAAGACTTCCAAGCGGTGAGATGAGACAAGTTTTAGCCGAGTGTATGGCTACAGTTGGTGTTGTTGGAAATGAAGACTGGGCAAACGTAACTATCGGTAAAGCAGGTCGTAATCGCTATAGAGGAATTCGCCCTCAAACTAGAGGTTCTGCGATGAACCCAGTAGATCACCCACACGGTGGTGGTGAAGGTAAGAAAAACTCAGGTCGTCATCCTGTTACTCCATGGGGTAAACCAACTAAGGGTGCTAAAACTCGCCGCAAAAAAGCTAGTGATAGACTTATAATATCAAGAAGGAAAGGTAAATAA
- the secY gene encoding preprotein translocase SecYEG, SecY subunit (Pfam match to PF00344.16 SecY) — MNKTLINKILITLGFLFAYRVLAYVPVPGVNVDVIKEFFTSNSSNALGLFNMFSGRAAERLSIISLGIMPYITSSIIMELLAATFPTLGKMKKERDGMQKYMQIIRYATIVITIVQAIGVSIGLQSLTGRGGEQAIMIDINLFIAISCISMLSGTMLLMWIGEQITQRGIGNGISLIIFAGIVSGIPSAIGGTINLVNTGEMNFLVVIGIALVILITVGIVIFVEMGERRVPISYSRKTVMQNQNKRIMNYIPIKVNLSGVIPPIFASAILMFPGTILQASTNEFILAINDFLNPNSYFFNFLTFLFILFFAYFYASITFNAKDISENLKRQGGFIPGVRPGESTATYLNEVASRLTLTGSVYLGLISTLPWILVKFMGVPFYFGGTSVLIVVSVALDTMRKIEAQIYMNKYQTLSAVGL, encoded by the coding sequence ATGAATAAAACATTAATCAACAAGATACTTATTACGCTTGGATTTTTGTTTGCTTATAGGGTGCTGGCTTATGTGCCGGTCCCTGGCGTCAATGTTGATGTCATAAAAGAATTCTTTACTTCAAATAGTAGTAATGCCTTAGGACTATTTAATATGTTTAGCGGTAGAGCAGCTGAGCGTTTGAGTATTATCTCTTTAGGTATTATGCCTTATATCACAAGTTCGATTATTATGGAGCTATTAGCAGCTACATTCCCTACTCTTGGAAAGATGAAAAAAGAGCGTGACGGTATGCAAAAATATATGCAAATCATTCGTTACGCAACTATAGTTATAACTATTGTCCAAGCTATAGGAGTAAGTATAGGCTTGCAAAGCCTTACTGGACGAGGTGGCGAGCAAGCTATTATGATAGATATAAATCTATTTATAGCTATAAGTTGTATCTCTATGCTAAGTGGAACTATGCTTCTTATGTGGATAGGTGAGCAGATAACTCAAAGAGGTATCGGTAATGGTATAAGTCTTATCATATTTGCCGGTATAGTAAGTGGAATTCCTAGTGCTATTGGCGGAACTATAAATTTAGTAAATACCGGAGAGATGAATTTCTTAGTTGTTATCGGTATAGCTCTTGTTATACTCATAACAGTTGGAATAGTAATCTTTGTAGAGATGGGTGAAAGACGTGTTCCGATCTCATACTCAAGAAAAACGGTAATGCAAAACCAAAATAAGAGAATAATGAACTATATTCCGATTAAAGTAAATTTAAGCGGTGTTATTCCTCCTATCTTTGCTAGTGCGATTCTTATGTTTCCAGGCACGATTTTACAAGCAAGCACAAATGAGTTTATACTAGCTATAAACGACTTTTTAAATCCAAATAGCTACTTTTTCAACTTTTTAACATTTTTGTTTATTCTATTTTTTGCATATTTTTACGCATCTATTACGTTTAATGCAAAAGATATCAGCGAGAATTTAAAAAGACAAGGCGGATTTATCCCAGGAGTCAGACCGGGCGAGAGTACGGCTACATATCTCAATGAGGTTGCTAGTAGGCTTACTTTAACTGGATCTGTTTATCTAGGACTTATCTCAACACTTCCTTGGATTTTGGTTAAATTTATGGGAGTACCGTTTTATTTCGGCGGAACAAGCGTTCTTATAGTCGTTTCAGTAGCGCTTGATACAATGAGAAAAATAGAGGCTCAAATTTACATGAATAAATATCAAACATTAAGTGCGGTCGGACTTTAA
- a CDS encoding putative protein, possible acetyltransferase: MQLKKLISNTINDILSIVEHLPSIDYDFIISQSEDDLKAFAQKDPSSNKDEIYILKSYLTYFATISYRVANYLHLKNEKINARKISENAKNNFV, from the coding sequence ATGCAGTTAAAAAAACTTATATCAAATACAATAAACGATATTTTAAGTATAGTTGAACATTTGCCAAGTATCGACTATGATTTTATAATATCTCAGTCAGAAGATGATTTAAAGGCATTCGCACAAAAAGATCCAAGTAGCAATAAAGATGAAATATATATTTTAAAAAGCTATTTAACTTATTTTGCAACTATAAGTTATAGAGTAGCAAATTATCTACATTTAAAAAATGAGAAAATAAATGCTAGAAAAATTTCTGAAAATGCAAAGAATAACTTTGTGTAA
- the rpsS gene encoding 30S ribosomal protein S19 (Pfam match to PF00203.17 Ribosomal_S19) has translation MARSLKKGPFVDDHVMKKVLAAKAANDNKPIKTWSRRSMIIPEMIGLTFNVHNGKSFIPVYVTENHIGYKLGEFAPTRTFKGHKGSVQKKIGK, from the coding sequence ATGGCTAGATCGCTAAAAAAAGGTCCATTTGTCGATGATCATGTTATGAAAAAAGTTCTAGCTGCAAAAGCTGCTAATGACAATAAGCCGATAAAAACTTGGTCAAGAAGAAGCATGATAATACCTGAAATGATAGGTTTAACATTTAACGTTCATAACGGCAAGAGTTTTATTCCGGTTTATGTAACAGAAAATCACATAGGTTATAAACTCGGTGAGTTCGCACCAACACGCACATTTAAGGGTCATAAAGGCTCTGTGCAAAAGAAAATAGGTAAGTAA
- the rplN gene encoding 50S ribosomal protein L14 (Pfam match to PF00238.15 Ribosomal_L14), which produces MIQSFTRLAVADNSGAKELMCIKVLGGSKRRYASLGDIIVCSVKKALPNGKIKKGQVVKAVVVRTKKEVQRANGSLIRFDENAAVILDNKKEPVGTRIFGPVGREVRYANFMKIVSLAPEVL; this is translated from the coding sequence ATGATACAAAGTTTTACAAGACTAGCAGTAGCTGATAACAGTGGTGCAAAAGAGCTTATGTGTATAAAAGTTTTAGGCGGTAGCAAAAGAAGATACGCAAGTCTAGGCGATATCATCGTTTGTTCAGTAAAAAAAGCTCTACCAAACGGTAAAATAAAAAAAGGTCAAGTAGTTAAAGCAGTAGTAGTTAGAACTAAAAAAGAGGTTCAAAGAGCAAATGGATCACTTATCAGATTTGACGAAAATGCAGCCGTTATACTTGATAATAAAAAAGAGCCAGTAGGCACTCGTATATTTGGCCCAGTTGGTAGAGAAGTAAGATATGCAAACTTTATGAAGATTGTATCTCTTGCACCGGAGGTTCTATAA
- the infA gene encoding translation initiation factor IF-1 (Pfam match to PF01176.15 eIF-1a) — protein sequence MAKDDVIEIDGNVVEALPNATFKVELDNKHIILCHIAGKMRMHYIKIMPGDRVKVELTPYSLDKGRITYRYK from the coding sequence TTGGCAAAAGATGATGTCATAGAGATCGACGGCAATGTAGTAGAAGCTCTGCCAAATGCAACTTTTAAAGTTGAACTTGACAATAAGCATATAATACTTTGTCATATAGCCGGTAAGATGCGTATGCATTATATTAAGATTATGCCGGGGGATCGCGTTAAAGTTGAACTTACGCCTTATAGCCTTGACAAGGGTAGAATTACATATAGATATAAGTAA
- the rplF gene encoding 50S ribosomal protein L6 (Pfam matches to PF00347.19 Ribosomal_L6, and to PF00347.19 Ribosomal_L6): MSRIGKQPISIPNGLDVSLKGSVLVFKKGNNTKELDTKGNVNIEVKDGNIIFTSKGDDRQSRAYWGTYRALANNVVVGLTTGFTRQLEINGVGYKAAAKGKVLELALGFSHPINYELPEGIEISVEKNIITIKGSDKQVVGQVAAEVRGFRPPEPYKGKGVKYVEERIIRKAGKTSKK, translated from the coding sequence ATGTCAAGAATTGGAAAACAACCGATATCTATCCCAAATGGTTTAGATGTTAGTTTAAAAGGTAGTGTTTTGGTTTTTAAAAAAGGCAACAACACTAAAGAGCTAGATACTAAAGGTAATGTTAATATCGAAGTTAAAGATGGAAATATTATATTTACAAGTAAAGGCGATGATAGACAGAGCAGAGCTTATTGGGGAACTTATAGAGCTTTAGCAAACAACGTTGTTGTTGGTCTAACTACTGGATTTACAAGACAACTTGAGATAAACGGTGTTGGTTATAAAGCAGCCGCAAAAGGTAAAGTTTTAGAGCTTGCACTTGGTTTTTCACACCCTATAAATTATGAACTTCCTGAAGGTATAGAGATAAGTGTAGAAAAAAATATTATCACTATCAAAGGAAGCGATAAACAAGTTGTTGGTCAAGTAGCAGCAGAAGTTAGAGGATTTAGACCGCCAGAACCATATAAGGGTAAAGGTGTTAAATACGTCGAAGAGCGCATAATCCGCAAAGCCGGCAAAACATCTAAGAAATAA
- the rplX gene encoding 50S ribosomal protein L24 (Pfam match to PF00467.25 KOW) has translation MAVKYKIKKGDEVKVIAGDDKGKVAKVIAVLPKKGQVIVEGVKVAKKAVKPTDKNPNGGFISKEMPIDISNVAKVEG, from the coding sequence ATGGCAGTTAAATATAAAATTAAAAAAGGCGATGAAGTAAAAGTAATCGCAGGTGATGACAAAGGTAAAGTTGCAAAAGTTATCGCAGTTTTACCAAAAAAAGGTCAAGTAATAGTTGAAGGCGTTAAGGTTGCTAAAAAGGCTGTAAAACCGACTGATAAAAATCCAAACGGTGGATTTATTAGCAAAGAGATGCCTATCGACATTTCAAATGTTGCAAAAGTTGAGGGTTAA
- the rpsQ gene encoding 30S ribosomal protein S17 (Pfam match to PF00366.16 Ribosomal_S17), with translation MAVEMKRQIQGVVVAKAGDKTATILVERRVMHPRYHKFVKRFKKYLVHDEKNELKAGDTISAVECRPLSARKSFRLQAVLKTGVE, from the coding sequence ATGGCAGTAGAAATGAAAAGACAAATTCAAGGCGTTGTCGTTGCAAAGGCTGGTGATAAGACAGCGACTATTCTTGTTGAAAGAAGAGTTATGCACCCAAGATATCACAAATTTGTAAAACGCTTTAAAAAATACCTAGTTCATGATGAAAAGAATGAACTAAAAGCAGGAGATACTATATCTGCTGTTGAGTGCAGACCACTAAGTGCTAGAAAAAGCTTCCGCTTACAAGCGGTTTTGAAAACAGGAGTTGAATAA
- the map gene encoding methionine aminopeptidase (Pfam match to PF00557.20 Peptidase_M24) gives MAISIKNAKDLEQLRAANQIVANTLDYLHNYIKPGVSLLEIDKICEDMIRSAGAKPAFKGLYGFPNAACISVNEVVIHGIPNEYKLKEGDIVSVDIGSNLKGYFGDSARTYPVGKISANDEALISCSKDALYFAIEYIKSGMHFKEVCYEIENFILNRGFVPLKGFCGHGIGKRPHEEPEIPNYLEGNNPKSGPKIRNGMVFCIEPMICQKDGTPVIADDKWTVRSKDGLRTSHYEHCLAIIDGKAEVLSQI, from the coding sequence ATGGCGATATCTATTAAAAATGCAAAAGATCTAGAACAATTAAGAGCGGCAAATCAAATTGTCGCTAATACTCTTGATTACCTGCATAACTACATAAAGCCCGGAGTTTCTTTGCTGGAAATTGATAAAATTTGCGAAGATATGATAAGAAGCGCTGGTGCAAAACCAGCTTTTAAAGGGCTTTACGGTTTTCCAAATGCAGCTTGCATAAGCGTAAATGAAGTGGTTATCCACGGTATTCCAAATGAATACAAGCTAAAAGAGGGCGATATAGTAAGTGTTGATATCGGTTCAAATTTAAAAGGATATTTCGGTGATAGCGCTAGAACATATCCAGTCGGCAAAATCTCAGCTAATGATGAAGCCTTGATATCTTGTAGCAAAGACGCTCTTTATTTTGCGATTGAGTATATAAAATCTGGAATGCATTTTAAAGAGGTTTGCTATGAGATTGAAAATTTTATATTAAATCGTGGATTTGTTCCGTTAAAAGGCTTTTGCGGTCACGGTATAGGAAAACGCCCTCACGAAGAACCAGAAATTCCAAACTATCTTGAAGGAAATAATCCAAAAAGCGGACCAAAGATAAGAAATGGAATGGTTTTTTGCATAGAACCTATGATATGCCAAAAAGATGGTACGCCAGTTATCGCAGATGATAAATGGACGGTGAGAAGTAAAGACGGTCTTAGGACTAGTCATTATGAGCATTGTTTAGCGATAATAGACGGCAAGGCAGAGGTTTTAAGTCAAATTTAG
- the rpsE gene encoding 30S ribosomal protein S5 (Pfam matches to PF00333.16 Ribosomal_S5, and to PF03719.11 Ribosomal_S5_C), translated as MEKYNREEFEEVIVDIGRVTKVVKGGRRFRFTALVVVGDKKGHVGFGFGKAKEVPDAMKKAVDDAFKNIVEVKLKGSTIPHDIEVKFNASRILLKPASEGTGVIAGGGARPVVELAGIKNILTKSLGSNNSANVVRATIKALSMLKG; from the coding sequence ATGGAAAAGTATAATAGAGAAGAATTTGAAGAAGTAATCGTCGACATCGGTCGCGTTACAAAAGTTGTTAAGGGCGGTAGAAGATTTAGATTTACAGCTCTTGTGGTAGTAGGCGATAAAAAAGGTCACGTTGGTTTTGGTTTTGGAAAAGCTAAAGAAGTTCCAGATGCTATGAAAAAAGCGGTTGATGACGCTTTTAAAAACATAGTTGAAGTAAAACTAAAAGGCAGCACGATTCCTCATGATATTGAAGTTAAATTTAACGCAAGTAGAATCTTGTTAAAACCAGCTAGCGAAGGTACAGGAGTTATCGCAGGTGGCGGCGCACGTCCTGTTGTAGAGCTTGCGGGTATAAAAAATATACTTACAAAATCGCTTGGTTCAAACAACTCTGCAAATGTTGTTCGCGCTACAATCAAAGCGCTTAGTATGCTAAAAGGTTAA
- the rpmC gene encoding 50S ribosomal protein L29 (Pfam match to PF00831.19 Ribosomal_L29) codes for MKYIDISAKSISELNALLKEKKVLLFTLRQKLKTMQLTNPNEIRDTKKEIARINTAISAAK; via the coding sequence ATGAAGTATATTGATATAAGTGCAAAAAGTATAAGCGAACTTAACGCTTTATTAAAAGAGAAAAAGGTGCTTTTATTTACACTTAGACAAAAGCTAAAAACAATGCAGCTAACTAACCCTAACGAGATTCGCGATACGAAAAAAGAGATCGCTAGAATCAATACTGCAATTAGTGCTGCGAAATAA
- the rplO gene encoding 50S ribosomal protein L15 (Pfam match to PF00828.15 Ribosomal_L18e): protein MGLENLQKANGSTRNTKRIGRGQGSGWGKTATKGGKGQTARKGYNEKRGFEGGQQPLQRRLPKVGFASKFVKPYAINVEKNEGVKTLSEITLDSLKTVHKFSNSIKKVKLIGAGAKDLASKIKDENITVTGIN, encoded by the coding sequence ATGGGACTAGAAAATTTACAAAAGGCTAATGGCTCAACTCGTAATACTAAAAGAATCGGTCGCGGTCAAGGTAGTGGTTGGGGTAAAACTGCTACAAAAGGCGGCAAAGGTCAAACCGCCAGAAAAGGTTATAATGAAAAAAGAGGTTTTGAAGGCGGACAACAACCACTTCAAAGAAGACTTCCAAAAGTCGGATTTGCTTCTAAATTTGTAAAACCTTATGCTATAAACGTTGAGAAAAATGAAGGTGTCAAGACTTTAAGCGAGATCACGCTTGATAGCCTTAAAACAGTTCATAAATTTTCAAATAGCATCAAAAAAGTAAAACTTATAGGTGCTGGAGCCAAAGATTTAGCAAGTAAAATAAAAGATGAGAATATAACAGTTACTGGAATCAACTAA
- the rplR gene encoding 50S ribosomal protein L18 (Pfam match to PF00861.18 Ribosomal_L18p): MVANVLKRKISLRIKRKRRIRAKINGTASCPRISIFKSNRTIYVQAIEDINATTLCASDGRKLGIKANKSGAAVLAKDIAGKLSAKGINEAVFDRNGYLYHGVVAAFAEALRENGIKL, from the coding sequence ATGGTAGCAAATGTATTAAAAAGAAAAATATCTCTAAGAATTAAGAGAAAAAGAAGAATCAGAGCTAAAATTAACGGTACCGCGTCTTGCCCGAGAATCTCAATCTTCAAATCAAATAGAACTATATATGTTCAAGCGATCGAAGATATTAATGCAACAACTCTTTGTGCAAGTGATGGTAGGAAGCTTGGTATAAAAGCAAACAAATCTGGAGCAGCAGTTTTGGCTAAAGATATCGCAGGTAAGCTAAGTGCAAAAGGTATAAACGAAGCAGTATTTGATAGAAACGGCTATCTATATCATGGCGTTGTTGCGGCTTTTGCTGAAGCTTTAAGAGAAAATGGCATTAAGCTATAA
- the rplE gene encoding 50S ribosomal protein L5 (Pfam matches to PF00673.17 Ribosomal_L5_C, and to PF00281.15 Ribosomal_L5): MRLKAKYNESIKPALAKEFDIKNPMLIPAIEKIVISVGAGEGAKDQKLLQNMADTISLIAGQKAVITNAKKSVAGFKVREGYPVGIKVTLRKEQMYTFLDKLVSVALPRVKDFRGLPRDGFDGRGNYNFGLNEQLMFPEVVYDQILRTHGMNITIVTTAGDDKQAFKLLELFGIPFAKGK, from the coding sequence ATGAGACTAAAAGCAAAATATAATGAGAGCATTAAACCGGCTCTAGCAAAAGAGTTTGATATAAAAAATCCTATGCTTATCCCAGCAATTGAGAAAATTGTTATCAGCGTTGGAGCAGGCGAGGGTGCAAAAGATCAAAAGTTACTTCAGAATATGGCTGATACGATATCTTTGATAGCTGGTCAAAAAGCAGTTATTACAAATGCTAAAAAATCAGTTGCCGGATTTAAAGTTCGTGAGGGCTATCCTGTAGGTATCAAAGTCACTCTAAGAAAAGAGCAAATGTATACATTTTTAGATAAACTTGTAAGCGTTGCTTTACCAAGAGTTAAAGACTTCCGTGGTCTTCCAAGAGATGGATTTGACGGTCGTGGAAACTACAATTTTGGTTTAAATGAACAATTGATGTTCCCAGAAGTAGTATATGATCAAATTTTAAGAACACATGGTATGAATATAACTATAGTTACAACAGCGGGTGATGACAAACAAGCATTCAAATTACTTGAACTGTTCGGCATTCCATTTGCAAAAGGAAAGTAA
- the rplP gene encoding 50S ribosomal protein L16 (Pfam match to PF00252.14 Ribosomal_L16) codes for MLLPKRTKYRKMMKGRNRGYATRGVDLTLGEFGLKAVEAGRVNSRQIESARQAYTRHVKRQAKTWIRVFPDKPITKKPLETRMGKGKGGVEEWVMNIKPGRIIFEMSGVSEELAREALTLAMHKLPFKTKFVTKESENEVY; via the coding sequence ATGTTATTACCAAAAAGAACTAAATATCGCAAAATGATGAAAGGTCGCAACCGCGGCTATGCAACAAGAGGAGTTGATCTTACTCTTGGTGAGTTTGGACTAAAAGCTGTTGAAGCAGGACGTGTAAATTCACGTCAGATAGAATCAGCTCGTCAAGCATATACTCGTCATGTTAAAAGACAAGCTAAAACTTGGATCAGAGTTTTTCCAGATAAACCTATTACTAAAAAACCTCTTGAAACTCGTATGGGTAAAGGTAAAGGTGGAGTTGAAGAGTGGGTTATGAATATAAAACCTGGTAGAATTATATTTGAAATGTCTGGAGTTAGTGAAGAGCTTGCTCGTGAGGCTTTAACTCTTGCAATGCACAAGCTACCATTTAAGACTAAGTTTGTAACTAAAGAGAGCGAAAATGAAGTATATTGA
- the rplV gene encoding 50S ribosomal protein L22 (Pfam match to PF00237.15 Ribosomal_L22) codes for MSRAIIKFIRLSPTKARLIADEVQGMNAELALASLSFMPNRGAKYIASAISSAVANGGFEPEEVVVKSCRVDAGPVLKRFRPRARGSASRIRKPTSHILVEVSKPESKEA; via the coding sequence ATGAGTAGAGCTATTATTAAATTCATAAGACTATCTCCAACAAAAGCTAGACTTATAGCAGATGAAGTACAAGGAATGAACGCAGAGCTTGCATTAGCTAGCTTAAGTTTTATGCCTAATCGCGGCGCAAAATATATCGCGAGTGCTATCAGCTCAGCTGTAGCTAATGGCGGATTTGAGCCAGAAGAGGTAGTTGTAAAAAGTTGTAGAGTAGATGCTGGTCCGGTTCTTAAAAGATTTAGACCACGTGCAAGAGGAAGCGCTAGTAGAATAAGAAAACCAACTAGCCATATTCTTGTAGAAGTATCTAAACCTGAAAGTAAGGAAGCATAA